One Legionella hackeliae DNA segment encodes these proteins:
- a CDS encoding bifunctional GrpB family protein/GNAT family N-acetyltransferase has protein sequence MIPATVNVVAYDPNWPNVFNKEAIRLQNILGNFLQEIYHIGSTSIPGMSAKPVIDIMLSVDNVDDIDLIEEKLIQLNYAPIRRQIIPHVSFFTKRQESTVSFHLHLHERGSPQIKRHVNFRDYVIQHPNVAYEYAELKKQLAKEFPHDISSYVSGKDSLVQAIDNKAKQWDGRKRNFLLPNTGCASKDWSDEKLAKAIEANLNVHMTHFAQYLTQVELIRVPGFTIVNSGLSDDTFNYVIDADFSSENADRKIIEVTDYFMKKNTPFSWWICPQDKPENLSVHLEEHGYKNTENNCAMFFDLDTWDGQIVSIPSLEIVRATDEKTLHDFALVLANDEKAFKTYFSWIASILTDDDPIEYYVGYINGKPVVRGLSCYFAQAAGLHWLSTTPEERKKGYGTAMQQYRLKRAKELGYHIAVLQASEGGYSLYKQLGYKECGSFREYKKTK, from the coding sequence ATGATCCCAGCTACAGTAAACGTTGTTGCGTATGATCCAAATTGGCCTAATGTATTTAACAAAGAAGCGATTCGTCTTCAAAATATTTTAGGTAATTTTCTTCAGGAAATTTATCATATTGGTAGCACAAGTATTCCAGGTATGTCGGCCAAGCCTGTTATAGACATTATGTTGTCGGTTGATAATGTCGATGATATTGATTTAATCGAAGAAAAATTAATTCAATTGAATTACGCACCAATCAGGCGTCAAATTATTCCTCATGTCAGCTTTTTTACAAAGCGACAGGAATCAACGGTAAGTTTTCACCTGCATTTACATGAAAGAGGAAGTCCTCAAATTAAACGTCATGTAAATTTTAGAGATTATGTGATTCAACATCCTAATGTCGCCTATGAGTATGCTGAGCTTAAGAAGCAGCTAGCGAAGGAATTTCCACATGATATTTCTTCCTATGTTTCAGGTAAAGACAGTTTAGTTCAAGCGATTGACAATAAAGCCAAGCAGTGGGATGGACGGAAAAGGAATTTTTTGCTGCCCAATACCGGTTGCGCCTCAAAAGACTGGTCAGATGAAAAACTGGCAAAGGCAATAGAGGCTAATTTAAATGTGCATATGACGCATTTTGCGCAATATTTAACTCAGGTGGAATTAATAAGAGTACCTGGTTTTACAATAGTTAACTCTGGTCTATCAGATGATACTTTTAATTATGTCATTGATGCTGATTTTTCATCAGAGAATGCTGATAGAAAAATCATTGAGGTTACTGATTATTTCATGAAAAAGAATACTCCTTTCTCATGGTGGATTTGTCCGCAGGATAAACCAGAAAATTTGTCAGTTCACTTGGAAGAGCATGGGTACAAAAATACCGAAAATAATTGTGCTATGTTTTTTGATTTAGATACCTGGGATGGTCAAATTGTATCTATCCCTTCGTTAGAAATTGTTCGTGCGACAGATGAGAAAACCCTACATGATTTTGCACTTGTTCTTGCTAATGATGAAAAGGCATTTAAAACCTATTTTTCATGGATTGCATCGATTTTAACGGATGATGACCCCATTGAATATTATGTCGGCTATATCAATGGAAAGCCTGTAGTACGCGGCTTGTCTTGCTATTTTGCGCAAGCAGCGGGCCTTCATTGGTTATCAACAACTCCCGAGGAGAGAAAGAAAGGCTATGGCACTGCAATGCAACAATATCGATTAAAACGAGCCAAAGAACTTGGCTACCATATCGCGGTGTTACAAGCATCAGAGGGGGGCTATTCTTTATACAAGCAATTAGGGTATAAAGAATGCGGTAGTTTTCGTGAGTACAAAAAAACAAAATAG
- a CDS encoding DUF1653 domain-containing protein yields the protein MLSDPIICGKYIHYKNEKLYEVIGQARHSETDEEMIVYRALYRCDQFGDNQLWVRPMKMFFENVIHHGKTVPRFKRIE from the coding sequence ATGTTATCTGATCCTATTATATGTGGAAAATACATACATTATAAAAATGAAAAATTATATGAAGTCATTGGCCAAGCGCGTCATAGTGAAACAGATGAAGAGATGATAGTGTATAGGGCTCTATATCGTTGTGATCAATTTGGGGATAACCAGCTTTGGGTTCGCCCTATGAAAATGTTTTTTGAAAATGTCATTCATCATGGAAAAACAGTTCCTCGATTTAAACGAATAGAATAG
- a CDS encoding tyrosine-type recombinase/integrase, giving the protein MMERQFTDAYIRSLKPRSSRYEEFRDGGFGIRVTPKGLKTFLYRYKINGQRHFITIGHYPAMSLSEAKKRFIDLSDIRHGEVNPKEQIAEQKQKDQSTVKNLILHWYTNYIEKHRAQPLQIWQHIKVDIIPLLGNKKLEHLKTREITQALDKIVGRGSPVHANKVLSTLKQAFNYAVSRGEMLLNPAMTIRARDIGGVEKPRERYLTLDEVKTLWQFLDSEEHGTSFQIRAALKIILLTGVRTGEIRVAKWSEFDFENSLWTIPAENTKTNIVMRIHLTEMTKKVLRELKAQSDSEYVITGADDQSILSDRAMPRAVIRIQSRVGIPHWTAHDLRRTFATQLGEALHVDPVVIEKCLGHKMPKIMATYNKNEMLPQRKEALNAWSELIENMQQENVVIIQPKRVSEQ; this is encoded by the coding sequence ATGATGGAAAGACAATTTACAGACGCCTATATTCGATCGCTAAAACCAAGATCTTCTCGCTATGAAGAATTCAGAGATGGGGGTTTTGGTATTCGAGTCACCCCCAAAGGACTAAAAACATTTCTATACCGTTATAAAATCAACGGCCAAAGGCATTTCATTACTATAGGCCACTACCCTGCTATGAGTTTATCGGAAGCCAAGAAACGTTTTATCGATTTAAGCGATATTCGTCATGGCGAAGTAAATCCCAAAGAGCAGATCGCAGAACAAAAACAGAAAGACCAAAGTACCGTAAAAAATCTGATACTCCACTGGTACACCAACTACATTGAAAAACACCGCGCCCAACCGCTGCAAATTTGGCAACACATCAAAGTAGATATCATTCCCCTCTTGGGTAATAAGAAATTGGAACACTTAAAAACAAGAGAAATCACCCAAGCTCTCGATAAAATTGTAGGACGTGGCTCACCCGTTCATGCGAACAAAGTACTAAGTACATTAAAGCAAGCATTCAACTATGCAGTAAGCCGAGGCGAAATGCTGCTAAATCCTGCCATGACCATACGAGCCAGAGACATAGGCGGCGTAGAAAAACCCAGAGAACGCTATTTAACCCTTGATGAAGTAAAAACTCTATGGCAATTTCTCGACAGTGAAGAACATGGCACCTCGTTTCAGATCCGAGCAGCCCTAAAAATCATCCTACTTACAGGCGTAAGAACAGGAGAAATCCGAGTAGCCAAATGGTCAGAATTCGATTTTGAAAACTCCTTATGGACTATCCCAGCCGAAAATACCAAAACCAACATAGTCATGAGAATTCACCTCACAGAAATGACTAAAAAGGTATTGAGAGAACTCAAAGCACAAAGCGATTCAGAATACGTCATTACAGGCGCAGATGATCAAAGTATTTTATCCGACCGAGCTATGCCAAGAGCAGTAATCAGAATACAATCACGAGTAGGCATCCCCCACTGGACAGCACATGATTTAAGACGCACCTTTGCAACTCAGCTTGGTGAGGCATTGCATGTTGATCCGGTAGTGATTGAGAAATGTTTAGGACACAAGATGCCTAAGATCATGGCTACTTACAATAAAAATGAAATGCTGCCTCAGCGAAAGGAGGCTTTAAATGCCTGGTCAGAGCTTATTGAAAATATGCAGCAAGAAAATGTAGTAATAATCCAACCCAAAAGAGTATCAGAACAATAA
- a CDS encoding BRO family protein, whose amino-acid sequence MESNPANFEQYHIRRLYDEETETWFFSVVDVVQALIQQPDYQAARNYWKVLKNRLQKEGSQSVTKCNRLKLAAADGKKYLTDVANAETLLRLIQSIPSPKAEPIKLWLAKVGYERMQEMSDPSQALDRARETWKQHGYSEKWIQQRMTGQETRNKLTDYWKEHGIDEPSEFAILTNIIHQEWTGLSVKEHKQAKGLKSQNLRDHMSEAELIFTALAELSTRQIAEATNATGMTENQKASKQGGGIAKKARLELEEKTGKKVVSKDNFLANKKDLPSKE is encoded by the coding sequence ATGGAAAGTAACCCAGCCAATTTTGAGCAATACCACATTAGACGTTTATATGATGAAGAAACTGAAACATGGTTTTTTTCAGTTGTAGATGTAGTCCAAGCCCTGATACAACAACCCGATTACCAAGCCGCAAGAAACTATTGGAAGGTGTTAAAAAATCGCTTACAAAAAGAAGGTAGTCAGTCGGTTACAAAATGTAACCGACTGAAATTAGCGGCAGCTGATGGCAAAAAATATCTCACTGACGTTGCAAATGCCGAAACATTGCTACGGCTCATTCAATCAATCCCAAGCCCAAAAGCTGAACCCATTAAACTATGGTTAGCAAAGGTCGGCTACGAACGCATGCAAGAAATGTCCGACCCCTCTCAAGCACTTGATAGAGCCAGAGAAACATGGAAACAACATGGCTACAGTGAAAAATGGATACAACAGCGCATGACGGGTCAGGAAACCCGGAATAAGCTCACGGATTATTGGAAAGAACACGGCATTGACGAACCCAGTGAATTTGCAATCCTTACTAATATCATTCATCAAGAATGGACAGGCTTGAGTGTAAAAGAACACAAACAGGCAAAAGGATTAAAATCCCAGAACCTACGAGACCATATGAGTGAAGCTGAGCTAATCTTCACAGCACTTGCAGAGCTATCAACAAGACAAATTGCCGAGGCTACAAATGCCACTGGAATGACTGAAAATCAGAAAGCCAGTAAACAAGGTGGTGGCATAGCTAAAAAGGCACGTTTAGAACTGGAAGAGAAAACTGGCAAAAAGGTCGTAAGCAAAGATAATTTCTTAGCGAATAAAAAGGATTTACCAAGCAAAGAATGA
- a CDS encoding pentapeptide repeat-containing protein, with amino-acid sequence MKKIINLKTMSYVVFTFCFLIFLYQVISANYKFSLVWFVGILTLTLFLISSNNENEQGESLIRFFKAFGVVATFYLGGQELEQIRTNGNQSLQANILNLKITESKLENETFAAMLNTLASPQLEVRVGGIYALENLARTNKDFYWPVLHTLISYVKNHRSIDSNDKRLPYNEKIQTDIQAILNFVVEGEYDMPHTTSDSLDLSHIHLVNVDLSRGKLAYVNFEGSILENIDFNGADLTEANFRNSNLSNVHFSNADLTQSNFTNAKLTRVDFLAANLESSKFGKANFIDGKKNYTWLFSDVKLAGANFCLGFDTEKRDSIFECASGLKCNDFKLSKLFNTTKLPEELTSCNFVINQDPNELKIREAIKSGNLAAIPSSIGGRVIYKRIPSV; translated from the coding sequence ATGAAGAAGATAATAAATTTAAAGACAATGAGTTATGTTGTTTTCACATTTTGCTTTTTAATTTTTTTGTATCAGGTAATAAGTGCTAATTATAAATTTTCCCTAGTCTGGTTTGTCGGAATTCTCACCCTAACGCTATTTCTAATAAGTTCTAACAATGAAAATGAACAAGGAGAGTCACTCATTCGGTTTTTTAAAGCCTTTGGAGTAGTTGCCACTTTTTATCTAGGGGGGCAAGAGTTAGAGCAAATTAGAACTAACGGAAATCAAAGTCTTCAAGCCAACATATTAAATTTGAAGATAACCGAGAGTAAGCTTGAGAATGAAACGTTTGCAGCGATGTTAAATACATTAGCATCACCTCAGCTAGAAGTTAGAGTTGGGGGAATCTATGCTTTAGAAAATTTGGCTCGAACCAATAAAGATTTTTATTGGCCAGTCCTTCATACGTTAATATCATATGTAAAAAACCATCGCTCTATTGATTCTAATGACAAAAGATTGCCATATAATGAAAAGATTCAAACTGATATTCAAGCAATCTTAAATTTTGTAGTCGAAGGAGAATATGACATGCCTCATACCACTTCTGATAGTCTTGATTTATCGCATATTCATTTGGTAAATGTGGACTTATCTAGAGGTAAGTTAGCTTATGTTAATTTTGAGGGCAGTATATTAGAAAATATAGATTTTAATGGAGCTGATCTGACCGAGGCGAATTTTAGAAATTCTAATCTTAGCAATGTGCATTTTTCCAATGCCGATTTAACTCAGTCAAATTTTACTAATGCCAAATTAACTCGAGTAGATTTTCTTGCTGCCAATTTGGAGTCTAGTAAATTTGGGAAGGCTAATTTTATTGATGGAAAGAAAAATTACACTTGGCTTTTTTCTGATGTCAAATTAGCGGGTGCAAATTTTTGTCTTGGGTTTGATACAGAAAAAAGAGATTCGATATTTGAATGTGCCTCAGGACTAAAGTGTAATGATTTTAAACTTTCTAAATTATTTAATACTACTAAGCTTCCGGAGGAGTTAACTTCTTGTAATTTTGTAATAAATCAAGATCCGAATGAGTTAAAAATCCGTGAAGCAATAAAGAGTGGGAATTTAGCTGCTATCCCAAGCTCGATTGGAGGCAGAGTTATTTATAAACGTATTCCTTCTGTATAA
- a CDS encoding CopG family antitoxin, whose translation MHNTHDEKYEAAWENGDYGASEEFVQKAANEIERNLDDKLGLQIISIRLQKDLIEKLKILAKESGLGYQPFIRLLLTKYVCEQSEKSNIFSEIQNDKSKDINYIIEKSKF comes from the coding sequence ATGCACAATACGCATGATGAAAAATATGAGGCTGCTTGGGAAAATGGTGACTATGGAGCATCAGAGGAGTTTGTCCAAAAAGCAGCAAATGAAATTGAGAGAAATCTTGATGATAAATTAGGATTGCAAATAATTTCTATTAGACTACAAAAAGATTTAATAGAAAAATTAAAAATATTAGCGAAAGAAAGTGGTCTAGGATATCAACCTTTTATTCGATTGTTATTAACTAAATATGTTTGTGAACAATCAGAAAAATCAAATATTTTTTCAGAAATACAAAATGATAAATCGAAAGATATAAATTATATCATTGAAAAATCTAAATTCTAA
- a CDS encoding phage integrase N-terminal domain-containing protein: MRKHSLRQIASQYLDHDNSGSPRGKKYRRFVILRMIEDLFVLGLAPSNWPGLTSIHLQHLIQHWHKKKVKPSTLMNYMTIIRKFLCHVGHNVEKIDNLSLGLQTKKIKKKTRKTSADLLDKITDPIAKILLGFQIHFGLTLSEAMRILPGVHIQEHELLLTREITFNSKDRKIPIRSEAQIKLIQDFNTLTQGNGCLITTHGYRAICFSWQKAMKSSKLPSKKCWRYLYAQQLSSQLSSQISHYRLSLLIMDEMGLKSRTTLWSYLNEQ; this comes from the coding sequence ATGCGCAAACACTCTTTAAGACAAATAGCAAGCCAGTATCTGGATCATGATAATAGCGGTAGCCCTCGTGGCAAAAAATACCGTCGCTTTGTTATTCTTAGGATGATTGAGGATCTCTTTGTTCTTGGCCTTGCGCCATCCAATTGGCCGGGTTTGACTTCCATCCATTTGCAACACCTGATTCAACATTGGCATAAGAAAAAGGTTAAGCCTTCGACTCTTATGAATTACATGACCATCATCCGCAAATTTCTATGTCATGTGGGTCATAATGTTGAGAAGATTGATAATCTCAGCCTTGGTTTGCAAACTAAAAAAATTAAGAAGAAAACTCGAAAAACTTCTGCTGATTTGCTTGATAAGATCACTGATCCCATTGCCAAAATCCTTTTAGGTTTTCAAATTCATTTTGGCTTGACCTTGAGCGAAGCCATGCGCATTTTGCCAGGAGTACATATCCAAGAGCATGAATTACTACTGACACGAGAAATCACTTTTAACAGCAAGGATAGGAAGATTCCTATTCGCTCCGAAGCCCAAATAAAGCTTATACAGGATTTTAATACATTAACCCAAGGAAACGGATGTCTTATTACCACTCATGGTTATAGAGCTATCTGTTTTAGCTGGCAAAAAGCGATGAAGTCCTCAAAGTTACCCAGTAAGAAATGCTGGCGTTATCTTTATGCCCAACAATTAAGTTCACAACTATCATCTCAAATATCCCATTACCGTTTGTCCTTACTCATCATGGATGAAATGGGTCTGAAATCCCGTACCACACTTTGGAGTTATCTCAATGAGCAATAA
- a CDS encoding phage integrase N-terminal domain-containing protein has translation MSNKLRSALYSVHQLIKQMQGYSYASKADMKHMINRCMKDLHELGFKVSHLNGLKPKHIYVLVEHWKKQGKSPATIKNYMSKLRKLAYFLDKPKLVKTGNDSYQIDKRTYIPTQNKAIHHIDLDLCTDPHIRLSLEAQMLFGLRREESMKFVVSEAWHGDCLHIKPSWTKGGIGRLLKITNDEQMKWLSKVWQQIRRGESLIPTERTYKQNLGHYQQQTKLMGVCKLHGLRHAYAQRRYTELTKEFDSLKIGLICPIAGGKPTKELNHEEKQIDRRARSIISRELGHSRLNITKTYLG, from the coding sequence ATGAGCAATAAACTGCGCAGTGCACTTTACTCGGTACACCAATTAATTAAACAAATGCAGGGTTATTCCTATGCCAGTAAGGCGGATATGAAGCATATGATTAATCGTTGCATGAAAGATCTGCATGAATTGGGTTTTAAAGTTAGCCATTTAAATGGCCTAAAGCCCAAACATATTTATGTGCTTGTTGAACATTGGAAAAAACAAGGCAAGAGTCCAGCAACTATCAAAAATTACATGTCCAAACTGCGTAAACTCGCTTATTTTCTGGATAAGCCTAAACTGGTTAAAACTGGTAATGACTCCTATCAAATTGATAAGCGCACTTATATTCCTACTCAAAATAAAGCCATCCACCATATCGATTTAGACTTATGTACCGATCCGCACATACGCCTTTCACTGGAAGCACAAATGCTTTTTGGTCTACGTAGGGAAGAATCCATGAAATTTGTAGTCAGTGAAGCATGGCATGGTGATTGTTTGCATATCAAACCCAGTTGGACAAAAGGCGGTATCGGTCGATTGCTTAAAATCACCAATGATGAACAAATGAAATGGCTATCAAAAGTCTGGCAACAGATAAGACGTGGTGAGTCCCTAATTCCTACGGAAAGAACTTATAAGCAAAATTTAGGTCATTATCAACAACAAACTAAGTTAATGGGCGTCTGTAAATTGCATGGCCTGCGTCATGCATACGCTCAACGCCGATATACCGAATTGACTAAAGAATTTGATTCTTTAAAAATTGGATTAATCTGTCCTATAGCGGGTGGAAAACCTACAAAAGAACTCAATCATGAAGAGAAGCAAATTGATAGGCGAGCGAGATCCATTATTAGCCGTGAACTTGGTCATTCTCGATTGAACATTACTAAAACTTATCTTGGATAA
- a CDS encoding type III restriction-modification system endonuclease, protein MKNIQAVQSRQYLPISQGLEQDSQTGFVPNLVIEMETGTGKTYCYIKTIFELNRRYGWSKFIIVVPSIAIREGVAKSLEITAEHFLEDYQKRVNFFIYNSKTLSDLESFSSNAGIRVMIINVHAFNATGKDARRIHEELDEFQSRKPIDVIKLTRPIMILDEPQKMEGDKTVESLRTFNPLMILRYSATHKKEYNKIYRLDALDAYQKKLVKKISVCGISVRGIRGSNSYLYLESIDISQDKPPVARIEMVVKHKTLKRLNRLIGKNDNLFEISKMDAYKGFLVADINANTRTLHFSNGEVIKVGEVIGDPDESVLRRIQIQETIKAHFEKEQDLFHKGIKVLSLFFIDEVAKYRCYDAPDGDDRGEYAKIFEEEYDRYLNQILQTVDGDYKNYLERIESFKTHNGYFSKDKKSQRLVDPHLFKKTGETDDVDAYDLILKDKERLLSLSPETSPVRFIFSHSALREGWDNPNVFVICTLKHSDSSISRRQEVGRGMPLAVNQHGERMDDPTTVHETNVLTVVTNESYADFVTALQKDIRESLASRPRVADTTYFLGKQLNTEDGTIEMNRQLAVKLENYLFENEYVNESNYLTPNYVNAKIAHTLAPLPEELKPYTDQIWMLLDTILSDDIKPVIEDERLSKLNKLNANFHKKEFQSLWKKINRKAIYTVQFNSNELIKKSTIALNEGLKVAKISYVIERGIQNKDFNTDDLAHGKAFQLNRTETPYDGVVDRSGVKYDLIGKLTTETNLTRKTIAHILQGIDSAVFEQYQQNPEDFILKAAKIIQEQKAAVVVEHLTYDALAGTYDSTIFTHKKIRQDLSKAEPVKHHIYDYVFTDSDQERKFVKELDKSAEVIVYAKLPRDFYIPTPVGKYTPDWAIAFNEGSVKHVYFIAETKGSLDTMELRRIEDYKVKCARKYFKKLTSDQVKYDVINDYDQLMQLVR, encoded by the coding sequence TTGAAAAACATACAAGCAGTTCAATCGAGACAATATTTACCAATATCACAAGGTTTAGAGCAGGATAGCCAAACTGGTTTTGTACCGAATTTGGTTATTGAAATGGAAACTGGTACGGGCAAAACTTATTGTTATATAAAAACCATTTTTGAATTAAATCGTAGATATGGATGGAGTAAATTTATTATAGTAGTTCCTAGTATAGCGATACGTGAAGGGGTAGCTAAATCTCTAGAAATAACGGCTGAGCATTTTTTGGAGGATTACCAAAAGAGAGTGAATTTTTTTATATATAATTCCAAAACATTGTCTGATTTAGAGAGTTTTTCATCTAATGCTGGGATTCGTGTAATGATCATTAATGTGCACGCTTTCAATGCAACAGGAAAAGATGCCAGGCGAATTCATGAAGAATTAGATGAATTTCAGTCCAGAAAGCCTATTGATGTGATTAAATTAACACGTCCTATTATGATTTTGGATGAGCCTCAGAAAATGGAGGGTGACAAAACGGTTGAATCTTTGAGGACCTTTAATCCTTTGATGATTTTACGTTATTCGGCAACTCATAAAAAAGAATATAATAAAATTTACCGACTTGATGCGTTAGATGCATATCAAAAAAAGTTAGTTAAAAAAATCTCGGTGTGTGGTATTTCAGTTAGAGGCATTCGAGGTAGTAATTCATATCTGTATCTTGAATCTATAGATATCTCACAAGATAAACCACCAGTTGCAAGAATTGAAATGGTAGTAAAGCATAAGACTCTGAAAAGACTCAATCGATTGATAGGCAAAAATGACAATTTATTCGAAATATCAAAGATGGATGCTTATAAGGGATTCCTTGTTGCGGATATAAATGCTAATACACGGACGCTGCATTTTTCAAATGGAGAAGTAATTAAAGTAGGCGAGGTGATTGGCGATCCAGACGAATCAGTGTTAAGACGCATTCAGATCCAAGAAACAATTAAAGCACATTTTGAAAAGGAACAAGATTTATTCCACAAAGGAATTAAGGTTTTGTCTTTGTTCTTTATTGATGAGGTAGCAAAATACCGTTGCTATGATGCACCAGATGGAGATGATCGAGGTGAATATGCCAAGATCTTTGAAGAAGAATATGATAGATATTTGAATCAAATTTTACAGACGGTGGATGGTGACTATAAGAATTATTTAGAGCGAATTGAGTCCTTTAAAACGCATAACGGTTATTTTTCTAAAGATAAAAAGAGCCAACGATTGGTTGATCCACATCTTTTTAAAAAGACTGGTGAAACTGATGACGTAGATGCTTACGATTTAATTTTAAAGGATAAAGAGCGACTATTATCACTGTCCCCTGAAACGTCTCCAGTACGGTTTATTTTTTCTCATTCTGCATTACGTGAGGGATGGGATAACCCCAATGTTTTTGTCATCTGTACTCTGAAACATAGCGACAGTTCTATTTCTCGTCGCCAAGAAGTAGGGCGTGGGATGCCGCTGGCCGTGAATCAACACGGTGAGCGCATGGATGACCCTACTACAGTACATGAAACAAATGTACTAACGGTTGTAACTAATGAAAGTTATGCCGATTTTGTTACTGCTTTACAAAAAGACATTCGAGAGTCGTTGGCTTCAAGACCAAGGGTTGCCGATACGACCTATTTTTTAGGTAAACAATTGAATACAGAAGATGGTACTATTGAGATGAATCGTCAATTAGCTGTGAAACTGGAGAATTATTTATTTGAGAACGAATATGTAAATGAGAGTAATTATCTAACACCCAATTATGTAAATGCTAAAATCGCACACACGCTTGCTCCGCTACCTGAGGAATTAAAACCATATACAGATCAAATTTGGATGCTTTTAGATACCATTCTGAGTGACGATATCAAGCCAGTAATTGAGGATGAGCGTCTATCTAAATTAAACAAACTAAATGCAAACTTCCACAAGAAAGAGTTTCAGTCTCTCTGGAAAAAAATAAATAGGAAAGCTATTTACACAGTACAATTTAATAGCAATGAATTAATTAAAAAAAGTACTATTGCTTTAAACGAAGGACTCAAAGTTGCGAAAATATCCTATGTTATAGAACGCGGGATTCAAAACAAAGATTTCAATACCGATGATCTTGCTCATGGCAAAGCATTTCAATTAAATCGAACTGAAACACCATACGATGGGGTAGTAGATAGATCAGGAGTAAAATATGATTTAATTGGTAAGTTAACCACTGAAACTAATCTAACACGTAAAACAATAGCCCATATTTTACAAGGGATTGATTCAGCTGTATTCGAGCAATATCAGCAGAACCCTGAAGATTTTATTCTAAAGGCAGCAAAGATAATTCAAGAACAAAAAGCCGCTGTTGTCGTGGAACACTTAACTTATGACGCTTTAGCAGGAACCTATGATTCAACTATTTTTACTCATAAAAAAATACGACAAGATCTAAGCAAGGCTGAACCAGTCAAACATCATATTTATGACTATGTTTTTACTGACTCAGACCAAGAACGTAAATTCGTTAAAGAATTAGATAAAAGTGCAGAGGTCATTGTTTATGCTAAGCTGCCTAGAGATTTTTACATCCCGACTCCCGTAGGAAAATATACTCCTGATTGGGCAATAGCATTTAATGAAGGTTCGGTAAAGCATGTATACTTTATTGCTGAGACAAAAGGCTCTTTGGATACCATGGAATTACGGCGTATTGAAGATTACAAAGTTAAATGTGCGCGTAAGTATTTTAAAAAGCTAACCTCTGATCAAGTGAAATACGATGTTATTAATGATTATGATCAGTTGATGCAGCTAGTTCGTTAA
- a CDS encoding DNA methyltransferase, which translates to MIAWLHDVAEKENGTIVKKNKIGTLWDDFNWNNVSKEGDIQFPNGKKPIAFIQRMLTLCTNPDEEEIILDFFAGSSSTAHAVMQLNMEDGGNRKFIMVQLPERCNEKSDLFKLGYTNIAEISRQRIRSAGKIIQSEYIDKKKGRLIDLGFRSLKINDSNLKEVYHQPMKLTQSELSDQINNIKINRTPEDLLFQVLVDWGIDLTLPIMQKVIYNKEVFFIETGNTNTLIVCVETCISEELVKSLAAYKPEKIVFRDGGFRTDSFKINVEQIFKHLSPETEIRIL; encoded by the coding sequence TTGATTGCATGGCTTCATGATGTTGCCGAGAAAGAAAATGGCACAATTGTAAAAAAAAATAAAATAGGGACTCTCTGGGATGATTTTAATTGGAATAATGTATCTAAGGAAGGAGATATTCAGTTCCCTAATGGTAAAAAACCAATAGCATTTATCCAAAGAATGTTGACTCTGTGCACTAATCCAGATGAGGAAGAAATCATTCTTGATTTTTTTGCCGGTTCATCCTCAACCGCACATGCTGTTATGCAGCTAAATATGGAGGACGGTGGTAATAGAAAATTTATTATGGTTCAACTTCCTGAAAGATGTAATGAGAAATCAGACTTATTTAAATTAGGGTATACAAATATTGCTGAAATAAGCAGGCAACGCATACGCTCTGCTGGTAAAATAATTCAAAGCGAATATATAGATAAAAAAAAGGGCAGATTAATTGATTTAGGCTTTCGTTCATTAAAAATTAATGACTCCAATCTAAAAGAAGTTTACCACCAACCTATGAAACTAACACAAAGCGAGTTATCTGATCAAATTAATAACATTAAGATAAATAGGACACCAGAGGATTTGTTATTTCAAGTTTTAGTTGATTGGGGTATAGATTTAACTTTGCCTATTATGCAAAAGGTAATTTATAACAAGGAAGTATTTTTTATAGAAACAGGAAATACAAATACTTTGATAGTTTGTGTAGAAACTTGCATTAGTGAGGAGTTGGTAAAATCTTTAGCGGCCTATAAACCTGAAAAAATTGTATTTCGTGATGGAGGATTTAGAACTGATAGTTTTAAAATTAATGTAGAGCAAATCTTTAAACATTTATCACCTGAAACTGAAATTAGAATCTTATGA